CAAGAAGTTCAAGCAGATCACCGGCGAGTTCCCCCTGCTCATCGACGAGCCGACCAGCGACTACGAGACGAGCCGTCCGAACGTCCTCTATCCCATCGGTGGCCCCATCTACTGCCACATCTACGGCGACCTGGGACAGGACATGAAGTACTACGCCATCGAACCGTCGCTCTCCGGCGACGAGCAGAGCCTGTTCGCGAAGATCCGTGACGAGCTCCTCGACCGCAGCGTCAGCAAGGCCGTCCCGGAGGAGGAGTCGGAGTACGACGACCGGATCGAGGAACTCCTTCAGGAGACGACGACCATCGAACAGGATCGGAGCGGCCTGCGCTACTGGATCGACCGCCTGCTGGACTTCCTCGGTCTCAGTAACTACCGCGTCAGCGAGCAGACCTACGAGAACATCCGCTACCGGCTCAACCGCGACATCGTTGGCCTCGGCCCGCTCGAACCGGTCATGCGCGACCCGGCCAACGAGGACGTTCACGTCATCGGTCCCCACCAGTGCTACGTCGACCACGGTACCTACGGCCTCATCGAGACCACCGTCGACTTCGGGACGCCGGAGCAGTTCGACTCCTGGATCCGGAGCATGGGCGAACGCATCGGCGACCCCGTCTCCGACTCCAACCCTATCGTCGACTCCACACTCCCCGACGGCTCGCGTCTCAACGTCATCTACTCCGACGACGTGAGCGTCCAGGGGCCGAGCCTCACCATCCGCCAGGGCGACGAGACGCCGCTCTCGATCAACCAGATCACCAAGTGGGGGACGCTCTCGCCCGAACTCGTCGCCTACCTCTGGCTCTGTCTGGAGAACGAACAGACCGTCTTCGTCGTCGGCGAGACGGCCTCCGGGAAGACGACGACGCTCAACTCGATCATGTCCTTTATTCCCCGGGACTCGAAGATCTACACCGCCGAGGACACCGCCGAGGTGCTCCCGCCCCACGACACCTGGCAGCAGTTGCTCACCCGCGAGGGCGGCGGCGAGGAGAACTCCGACGTGGACATGTTCGACCTCGTCGCGGCCGCCCTGCGCTCTCGCCCCGACTACATCGTCGTGGGCGAGGTCCGTGGCGAGGAGGGGCGGATGGCGTTCCAGGCCGCCCAGACCGGCCACCCCGTCATGCTGACCTTCCACGCCAGCGACATCGTCTCGATGATCCAGCGGTTCACCGGCGACCCGATCAACGTCCCCGAGACGTTCATGGACAACGCCGACGTGGCGCTGTTCCAGAACCGGGTGAAACAGGGCGACGACGTGCTCCGGCGGGTCACGAGCGTCCAGGAAATCGAGGGGTACTCCAAGGAGATGGACGGCGTCGTCACCCGGCAGGTGTTCAGCTGGGACCCCGTCGAGGACGAAATCGTCTTCCAGGGCATGAACAACTCCTACGTCCTCGAAGAACAGATCGCTACGCTCCTCGGCTACGCCGACACGCGTGACATCTACGACGACTTGGACTTCCGGGCGCGACTGGTCGAGCGCATGATCGAGGAGAACATCCTCGAGTACCACGAGGTCAACGAGGCCATCAAGTCCTTCCAGCGCGACGGTGTCGAGGGGCTCCCGTTCGATATCCACAAATAATGGCGTCCGAACCGACCGCGGAGAACGGCACCGGCATCACCGCCTCCGAGACGGTCGCGTCCATCGTCGAGGCGTACGAGCGCATGGACATGGAGATGTCGCGGTATCTCCTCTTCATAGTCTTCCCCTCCGTCCTCTTTTTCGCCGGCACCGTCGCCGTCGCCGTCCTCGTCGAGTTGCCGCTCTCGGTGCGACTCCCGATACCCCTCCTCGGTGGCCTCGTTCTGTTCGCCGCCGTTGCCTACCCGAAACTCCTCGTCAGTCAGGAACGCGTCGAGATGGAGAACCAGTACCACCTCCTGATGACGCACATGACCGTGCTGTCGACGACGAACATCGACCGCATGGAGGTGTTCCGAAAGCTCGGCGAGGAGGAGGAGTACGGCGCCCTCGCGGACGAGATCAATCGCGTCGTCCAGCTCGTCGACACCTGGAACCAGAGCCTCGACGACGCCTGTCGTCGCCGCGCCCGGAACATCCCGAGCGAACCCCTCGCGGACTTCTTCGACCGGCTCGCCTACACCGTCAACGCCGGACAGGAACTCAGCGAGTTCCTCCTCAGTGAACAGCAGGTGATGATTCAGAACTACGTGACGATGTACGAGAGCACGCTCGACAACCTCGAGGTCATGAAGGACCTCTACCTGTCGATGGTGCTCTCGATGACGTTCGCGCTGGTGTTCGCCATCGTCCTCCCCATCCTGACGGGGACGGACCCGACCATGACCGTGGGAGCGGTCATCGTCCTCTACGCGTTCGTCCAGACCGGCTTCTTCCTCGTCATCCGGACGATGTCGCCCTACGACCCCATCTGGTACTACCCCGACGACGTGCGCCCGGAAGGGGAGTGGTCGATGATCGCCAGCCTGGCCGCGGGAGCCGTCCTCTCCGTCGTGCTCGTCGTCCTCGTCGCCGGCGACCTGTTCGGTGGCGTGCCCGGGCTGACCGACCTGCTCCCCGTGTCGTCGATTCCCCGCCCGCTCTACATGGCCATCCCGGTCACGCCGCTCGCGATTCCGGGCGTCGCCTTCCGCGTCCAGGAGGAGCGCATCAAATCCCGCGACGACGAGTTCCCGAGTTTCATCCGGGCGCTCGGTGCGAGCGAGACGGCGAAGCAGTCGACGACGACGGCGGTGCTCAAGACCCTGCGCAAGAAGGATTTCGGTCCCCTCACCGAGGACGTCGACGACCTGTTCAAGCGGCTGAACATGCGGCTCGAACCGGACCGCGCGTGGGACTACTTCACCGCCAACACGCGCTCCTACCTCATCCAGAAGTTCAGCGAGATGTACCTCGTCGGCAGACAGATGGGCGGCGAGCCGAAACAACTGGGTGAACTCATCAGCGAGAACATGAACCACGTCAACCAGCTCAGACAGCAGCGCCAGCAGGCGACGGTGACGATGATCGGCCTCCTCTACGGTATCACCGCCGCCTCCTCTTTCGCCTTCTTCATCGGGTTCAAAATCGTCGACATCCTCGCGGGGATGTCGCTCGACCTCACGGCGAGTTCCCAACTCAACGTGGGGCGGCTCATCCACACCCAGGTGTACGACCTCCCGCTCATACAGTTTCTCCTCCTGGGCGTGGTGATGATCAACGCCGTCCTCTCCGCGCTCATCATCCGGACGGTGGACGGCGGCCACAAGGCAAACGCCCTCCTGCATTTCGTGATGCTGACGTGGATCGGCTGTGCCGTCGCCGTGCTCACCATGTCGGTCGTAGGAGGGCTGTTGAATGTCTGAGCGCGTCATCGCGGACTTCGTCGGCCACTTCTTCGTGACCGACATGAACCGCGATGACCCCGTCCGCGGGCGGATCGTGATGAGTCGGAAACGCCTCGTGCTCGTCGGCGACGACCACAAGGTGACGGTGCCCACCGCCGCGATGTTCGACATCGCCGTCGGGCACGTCCCGCCCGAGATGCGCTCGTTTTTCAGCGACTCCGTCACCGTCGCCTACCGGACCGACGAGGGACGACGCATGGCCGTCGTCGAAGCCGAGAGCGAGACGGTCGATAAGTTCGCCACAGTCCTGTTCAAAGCCCACCTGAACGGCCGGACGGTGACGGTCGAACACCCCGCCGAGCGTGGGGGACGCGTCGTCGACTCGGCGATCCGCAAGGCGAAACTCTCCGTCGACGACGGCGCCCTCGCGTTCAACGGCCCCGACGTGGACTTCGCCATCGATCTGGCGACGGTGACCGACTTCGAGAAGGAGACGCGGACGCTCGGCGGCGAGTCCCGACCGGCGCTTTCGGTCCGTCACGTCCCGGGACGGACCGCCCTCCTCTCGGTCGTCGCCCTCCCCTCCGAACGCGTGATGAACCTGCTCGGCCGCTACTTCCGCTTGGAGTACAGCGACATCGTCGAGGACTTACAGGACGTATCGCTCTCCGACGAGGAAGTGCAGGTGCTCGTCGCCGTCTACTCCGCCGGCGAGGGCGTCGATCCGCTGGAGGTAGTCGCCGCCGACGCCAGCCAGACGACGATGGTGCTCAATGGCCTCCGCGAGAAGGGTCTCGTCGTCGACGGCGACGGCGGCACGGCGCTGACGCCGAAGGGTCGGGTCGTGATCAACAGCCGGCTGGAGGAAGTGAACGCGTGACGCTCCCGTCACGCGCCGGCCGGCCACGTCGAACGCGACACGACCGATCGGTGGGAGGCTGATCGACGGTGGTCTATCGATGGCGGTGTCGAACGTGTACGTTTAGTCTCTGGGCGGCGAGCGCCGACGCCGCGGCCGAGGCGATCAGGTCCCACCTGTTCGACCACGCCGAATCGAACCTCCGCCGTGACGACCTGCGGACCGTGTGGCGGTGTCCGCACTGTGGGGCGCAGGGGGAGACCTACGCGGGCGACGGTGCGCTGGAGTCGTTCAAGTCACACTTGTTCGGCCACGTGGAGTCCCAAATCGAGGCCGATGCCCACGTCGTGGACGCCGTCGGCGGCACCGGCAGCGTCCTCGTGCTCGCCCCAATCGACTGCGACGCGGCGGCTAACGCCCGCGCGCATTTCCTCTCCCGGGGCGACGCTGCGGTCGTCGTCACGGCGGACCCGGCCGCTCGTCTTCGACTGCTGGATCGTAAACTCCCCTCGTGGCCGGCCTCGACGACCCTCGTTACGACGGCCGCGGAGCCCCTATCCGGGCTCGATGTCGATCCACCGACCGAGCTGGCGGTCGTGACGGTCGACGGCCAACCGGATCTGAGCGGCGTCGGCGAGACCCTCTCGCGGACGATCCAATCGACCGAGGCACGCGGCGCGCTCTCCGTCGAGTTCGACATCCTCACCGAACTGGTCGATACGTTCGAACTGCAGACGGTGTTTCGCTTTCTCCATCTCCTCTCGTCGCGGCTCGAACAGGCGGGCGCGCTCGCGCACTACTACCTCGACCCGCAACGGGTCCAGCAGGCGAGCATCAACGTGCTCGAACAGGTGTTCGACCTGGTGATTCGGGCCGACGGTGCGGTGTTTACGTCCGAGTCGGTGAACCGGTCGAGCAGAACGCGTCCATCGACGCCGTCCTGACCGGGCTCTCAACGGACAACGAGTTCGGCCGGCCGCGTTACTGATCGTTCATCGCTTCGCTGGCGATGTTGCGCCCGCGGGCGTTGAGCGCGACTTCGCGGCGCACCCTGATCTCCTCGACCACTTCGAGTTCGAGGAGGCGGTCGAACACCGACTCAACCTCGTCGACGTCCATCCCGAGGAAGTCGGGCACCTCGAACGGCGAGACGCCGGAGTAAAGCGCCATCAGCACCTCGTTTTCTCGCTCCGAGAGGTCGACGCCGATTTCGCTCCGGCTCTCGCCTTTCCGGAGCAGGGTTTCGAGGATCGCACACCGGCGTTCGGTCCCGGAGATGTACGTCTGGACGCTGGTCCCCTCCTCGCTGTGCTCGACTTCGAGCACCTGCCGCTTCTCCTCTCTGACCGACCGCTCGTTGGCCTCCATCGAGCCGATGTCGTCGAGATCGATCTCCACGAACGACCCGTCGGCGACGGCGAGGGCGACGGCCCCTTCCTCGATTTTCAGCCGCGCCTTCTCCCACTCGGCGTCGGTGACGACGCCTCCCTCGACCGCCGGGTGGCGGGCGAGGACCATCTTGCGGTCCAGCAGCGCCCGGTAGAGCATCCGCTCGAAGGATTCGGGGTCCTCCGCCGAGACGAGCACCACGTCGTCGGTCGCCAACTGGAGGCTCACGTAGCCCGACACCTTCGCCACCAGTTGGTTCACGTCCGTCCGACCGTCGAGGCTCCGAATCTTGGGGAGTGGGATCGTTCGCTTCCCGCCGTTGCCCGCGAGGATCAGCCGCTTGTTCGACAGCAGGATACGCCCGCCGGTCCACTCCGCGTCGTTGAGTTCGCGGCCGTCCTTGACCACCTGAGTGAACTTCCCGCGGGTGTCGACGACCTTGCGTTCGCCCTCGCTCATCGACGCCCTCCGAGTTTCGACAGCGCCGCGAAGGCCTGTTTGCGGACCTCCTCGTCGTCGGCCCGATCCAGTAGTTCCTCCAGTTGCTCGCGGGCACGCTCTCCGCCCACCTTGCCGAGGACGAACACCGCCTTCGACCGGGCCGCCTCGGTGCACTCGGGGTCTTCGAGCAGGGCGAGCAGTTCGTCTTCCACCCGCTCCCCGTCGAGTTCGACGAGGCTCGTCGCCGCGAACTGGGCGGTCGTGCCGTCGTCGGCGTCGAGGGCGTCGACCAGCGCCCCGACGGCGTCGTCGATTCCCTCGTCGCTGGCGACGCGACCGAGGAGCCACGCCACGTTACGCCGCTCGCGGGGTTGGCTGCTCTCTTCTAACAGTTCGACGAGCGGGTCGACGACGCTGCGGTCGGCCGCGCCCAGCCGGTCCACGACCGTCTCGCGGATGCGGTGGCTCTGCTCGGTCGGTGCGGACGCGAGTAGTTCCACGATGGAGAAGACGGCCGCCCGCCGCACCACGTCGCTGTCGTCGTCGAGCGCGCCGATCAGCGGGTCGATGGCTTCCGGACCCCGATACCCACCCAGCGCCATCACCGCCGCGTAACGCACCTCGTCGTTCTCGTCGGCGGCGGCGTCGAGGAGGGGTTTGAGCGCCCGGTCGGTGCCGATGGCGGCGAGGGCGTCGGCGGCCTCCCGGCGCACCTGTCCGACCGGGTCGTCGAGGCGCGCCCCGAGCGCGTCCGTCGCCCGTTCGTCGCCGATGGCGCCACAGGCCCGCGCGACCCGGGCGCGAACCCGCGGATTCGGGTCGTCGAGCGTCTCGACCAGCGCCGGGAGCGCCCCGCTATCGCCGAGTCGGCGAAGCGCGTTCGCGGCCGCCATCCGCAGCTCCGGGCGGTCGGCGGAGAGCGTCTCGACGAACGCCTCGGCGCGCACCCAGTCGGCGCCATCCGCGCCGTCGACTCCCGCCATCTCCGCCACCAGTCGCTCGATGGCCTCGCTCCCGATGGCGTCGAGGGCGTCGATGGCGGCGCCCCGGACTGCCTCGTCGTCGTCCTCCTTGGCCGTCCGGACGAGGGCGTCGACCGCCTGTGGCTCGTCGTCGACGACGTCGCCCAGAATCTCGGCGGCCCGCTGCCGAATGGAGGGGTTGTCGCTGAGTTTCAGGTGATCGAGCAGGGAGTCGGTGTCGCCGTCCTTTTCGAGCTGGTAGAGCGACATGTCAGGCTCGCCGGTAGACGCGCCGCCGTTTGTCGACCGTTTCGACCGCGTCGCGGCTCTCCCGCGGCAGCGTCTCCGTCATCCCGATGACGAGGTAGCCCCCCTCGCGGATCGAGGAGAGGACGGTGTCGACGACCGCCCGCTTCGACTCCGTGTTGATGTAGATGAGGAGGTTCCGACAGAGCGCGAGGTCGACGTCCCGCTTCGGCTCGTCCGCGATCAGGTCGTGCTGTTCGAAGGTGACGAGCTCTTTCACCGCGTCGCGTACGGCGAACGTATCGCCCTCGCGGTCCACGTACTGCTCCGCGTCGTCGAGCGGTTCGAGTTCGGCCGCCACGTCGCGGGTCTTCGTCGTCCGGTAGACGCCCTCGCGTGCCCGGTCGAGGACGTCTTCGTTGATATCCGTCCCCACGATGTCGAGTCGCCGGGTGCGAATCTCGTCGTCGTCGAGGGCGAGCATCGCCAGCGAGTACGACTCCCGCCCGTCCGAACAGGGGGCGCTCCACACCGTTGCCCGGCCGCGTCCGGCCGTCACCTCCCGCAGGGCGTCCCGGATCGGCTCCCACGCCTCGGGGTTGCGGTAGAAGCTGGTGACGTTGATCGACAGCGAGTCGAGCAGCGCCGTCGGCTCCTCCGGGTCCGAGCGAACCAAGTCGAGGTAGTCCTCGTAGCTCTCCACGTCCCGACGGCGCATCCGGGCCGAGATCCGGCGGTCGAGATACGACTCGTTGTAGTACGCCGACTCGAAATCGAGGTCCGTCGAGAGGTGATCGAGCAACCGGTCGAACGCCTCGTCCTCGGTTGTGGGGTTCGGGGTCATCGGCTCACAGGGTCACCACGTCGAGGATCGGAACGATGTTTCCGTCGCCGAGGACGGCCGTCCCGCTGAGCCCCGGAATGCCGCTCAACACGCCCTCCAGTGGCTTGACGACGACTTCCTCCTGTTTGTTCACGCTGTCACAGCGGAGCGCGGCCCGCCGTTCGGATTTCCGGATGCGCAGGAGCATGCCGTCCCCGTTTTTCGTCTCGCTCGGCACGTCGAGTTCGGCGGCGAGGTCGACCACCGGGTAGATGTCCTCGTCGTGTTCGATCATCGGCTGTTCGTTGATCGTCTCTATCTCCGGGATGCGGCTCACCTCGTCGATGTTCTTGATCGGGACGCCGTACTCCTCCTCGCCGACCTCGACGAACAGGACCTTGACGATGGCGACGGTCACCGGCAGGCGCAGGGTGACGGTCGTTCCCTCGCCCCGCTCGCTCTCGACGTTCACCGAGCCGTCGAGTTGTTTGACCGTGCTGTGGACCACGTCCATGCCGACGCCGCGCCCGCTCACGTCCGTCACCTCGTCGGCGGTGGAGAAGCCGGGATGGAACACGAGGTCGTACACCTCCGAGTCCTCCATCGAGTCGAGTTCCGCCTCGCTCCGGACGCCCTTCTCCAGCGCCTTCGTTCGGAGTTCGTCCACGTCGAGGCCGCGGCCGTCGTCCTCGACCGTGACGGTGACGTGGTCGCGCTCCCGCTTGGCCCGGAGCTCGATGGTGCCTTCGCGGTCCTTGCCCGCCCGTTCGCGCTCCGCGGGGGGTTCGATGCCGTGATCGACCGCGTTGCGGAGGATGTGCATCAGCGGATCGCTGATCTCGGTGAGGATGGTGCGGTCGAGTTCGATGTCCTGGCCCTCCATCCGGAAGTCGATCTCTTTCTCCTGTTCGCGGGCGAGGTCCCGGACCAAGCGCGGGAACTTGCTGATCACCTTTCGCATCGGGATCAGCCGCATGTCCATCACCGTGTTCTGGAGATTGCCGGTGATCTTATCGAGTTCGCCGAGCGTGTCCGTCGCGCCCCCCACGTCGCCGTCGTCGACGGCGCGCCGGAGTTTGATCCGGCTGGTGACGAGCTGTTCGACCAGCCCGTGCAGGTCGTCGAGTTGGTCCACGTCGACCCGGACGGAGCTGATTTCCCGGGAGGAGCCGTTGGTCTCGCCGCTCGTGCGGTCCTCGCTGTCGTCGCCGTCGTCGCTCGTCCCGTCGTCGTCCACATCGTCGTCGGCGTCGAGGTCAGCGGCGTCGTCCGCCACTCCCTCGTCTTCGACGCCCGCCTGCGAGAGCGTCGCGTCCTCGATGGCCGAGACCCTGTCGAGCGTCGCCTCCAGTTCGTCGGCCGTCGTCGAGGCGACGACGAGGTCGAACTCCTCCTCGTACTCGCCGTCCTCGATACTCTCGGGGTCGGGCGTCGCGTCGACCAGATCGCACTCCTCGCGGATGGCTTCGAGGACGAGCATCCCGTCGACGCCTTT
This window of the Haloplanus rubicundus genome carries:
- a CDS encoding type II/IV secretion system ATPase subunit; the protein is MTELGTATPSDELKQIAANRPHLRDHLKKFKQITGEFPLLIDEPTSDYETSRPNVLYPIGGPIYCHIYGDLGQDMKYYAIEPSLSGDEQSLFAKIRDELLDRSVSKAVPEEESEYDDRIEELLQETTTIEQDRSGLRYWIDRLLDFLGLSNYRVSEQTYENIRYRLNRDIVGLGPLEPVMRDPANEDVHVIGPHQCYVDHGTYGLIETTVDFGTPEQFDSWIRSMGERIGDPVSDSNPIVDSTLPDGSRLNVIYSDDVSVQGPSLTIRQGDETPLSINQITKWGTLSPELVAYLWLCLENEQTVFVVGETASGKTTTLNSIMSFIPRDSKIYTAEDTAEVLPPHDTWQQLLTREGGGEENSDVDMFDLVAAALRSRPDYIVVGEVRGEEGRMAFQAAQTGHPVMLTFHASDIVSMIQRFTGDPINVPETFMDNADVALFQNRVKQGDDVLRRVTSVQEIEGYSKEMDGVVTRQVFSWDPVEDEIVFQGMNNSYVLEEQIATLLGYADTRDIYDDLDFRARLVERMIEENILEYHEVNEAIKSFQRDGVEGLPFDIHK
- the flaJ gene encoding archaellar assembly protein FlaJ, which encodes MASEPTAENGTGITASETVASIVEAYERMDMEMSRYLLFIVFPSVLFFAGTVAVAVLVELPLSVRLPIPLLGGLVLFAAVAYPKLLVSQERVEMENQYHLLMTHMTVLSTTNIDRMEVFRKLGEEEEYGALADEINRVVQLVDTWNQSLDDACRRRARNIPSEPLADFFDRLAYTVNAGQELSEFLLSEQQVMIQNYVTMYESTLDNLEVMKDLYLSMVLSMTFALVFAIVLPILTGTDPTMTVGAVIVLYAFVQTGFFLVIRTMSPYDPIWYYPDDVRPEGEWSMIASLAAGAVLSVVLVVLVAGDLFGGVPGLTDLLPVSSIPRPLYMAIPVTPLAIPGVAFRVQEERIKSRDDEFPSFIRALGASETAKQSTTTAVLKTLRKKDFGPLTEDVDDLFKRLNMRLEPDRAWDYFTANTRSYLIQKFSEMYLVGRQMGGEPKQLGELISENMNHVNQLRQQRQQATVTMIGLLYGITAASSFAFFIGFKIVDILAGMSLDLTASSQLNVGRLIHTQVYDLPLIQFLLLGVVMINAVLSALIIRTVDGGHKANALLHFVMLTWIGCAVAVLTMSVVGGLLNV
- a CDS encoding CheF family chemotaxis protein, with the translated sequence MSERVIADFVGHFFVTDMNRDDPVRGRIVMSRKRLVLVGDDHKVTVPTAAMFDIAVGHVPPEMRSFFSDSVTVAYRTDEGRRMAVVEAESETVDKFATVLFKAHLNGRTVTVEHPAERGGRVVDSAIRKAKLSVDDGALAFNGPDVDFAIDLATVTDFEKETRTLGGESRPALSVRHVPGRTALLSVVALPSERVMNLLGRYFRLEYSDIVEDLQDVSLSDEEVQVLVAVYSAGEGVDPLEVVAADASQTTMVLNGLREKGLVVDGDGGTALTPKGRVVINSRLEEVNA
- a CDS encoding DUF7504 family protein, encoding MVYRWRCRTCTFSLWAASADAAAEAIRSHLFDHAESNLRRDDLRTVWRCPHCGAQGETYAGDGALESFKSHLFGHVESQIEADAHVVDAVGGTGSVLVLAPIDCDAAANARAHFLSRGDAAVVVTADPAARLRLLDRKLPSWPASTTLVTTAAEPLSGLDVDPPTELAVVTVDGQPDLSGVGETLSRTIQSTEARGALSVEFDILTELVDTFELQTVFRFLHLLSSRLEQAGALAHYYLDPQRVQQASINVLEQVFDLVIRADGAVFTSESVNRSSRTRPSTPS
- a CDS encoding CheF family chemotaxis protein gives rise to the protein MSEGERKVVDTRGKFTQVVKDGRELNDAEWTGGRILLSNKRLILAGNGGKRTIPLPKIRSLDGRTDVNQLVAKVSGYVSLQLATDDVVLVSAEDPESFERMLYRALLDRKMVLARHPAVEGGVVTDAEWEKARLKIEEGAVALAVADGSFVEIDLDDIGSMEANERSVREEKRQVLEVEHSEEGTSVQTYISGTERRCAILETLLRKGESRSEIGVDLSERENEVLMALYSGVSPFEVPDFLGMDVDEVESVFDRLLELEVVEEIRVRREVALNARGRNIASEAMNDQ
- a CDS encoding HEAT repeat domain-containing protein — encoded protein: MSLYQLEKDGDTDSLLDHLKLSDNPSIRQRAAEILGDVVDDEPQAVDALVRTAKEDDDEAVRGAAIDALDAIGSEAIERLVAEMAGVDGADGADWVRAEAFVETLSADRPELRMAAANALRRLGDSGALPALVETLDDPNPRVRARVARACGAIGDERATDALGARLDDPVGQVRREAADALAAIGTDRALKPLLDAAADENDEVRYAAVMALGGYRGPEAIDPLIGALDDDSDVVRRAAVFSIVELLASAPTEQSHRIRETVVDRLGAADRSVVDPLVELLEESSQPRERRNVAWLLGRVASDEGIDDAVGALVDALDADDGTTAQFAATSLVELDGERVEDELLALLEDPECTEAARSKAVFVLGKVGGERAREQLEELLDRADDEEVRKQAFAALSKLGGRR
- a CDS encoding CheR family methyltransferase: MTPNPTTEDEAFDRLLDHLSTDLDFESAYYNESYLDRRISARMRRRDVESYEDYLDLVRSDPEEPTALLDSLSINVTSFYRNPEAWEPIRDALREVTAGRGRATVWSAPCSDGRESYSLAMLALDDDEIRTRRLDIVGTDINEDVLDRAREGVYRTTKTRDVAAELEPLDDAEQYVDREGDTFAVRDAVKELVTFEQHDLIADEPKRDVDLALCRNLLIYINTESKRAVVDTVLSSIREGGYLVIGMTETLPRESRDAVETVDKRRRVYRRA
- the cheA gene encoding chemotaxis protein CheA, producing the protein MSEEYVQAFVHESEEQLTDLNNSLLALESDPDDREAMDDIFRTAHTLKGNFGAMGYDEASDLAHAIEDLLDELREGEMAVTPEVMDLVFAGVDRLELAVESIDEDGTVDVETADLEDDIRTIIEAGGATGDDTGAKADAETDANDDADQVDTFEVTVEVGDSEMKGVDGMLVLEAIREECDLVDATPDPESIEDGEYEEEFDLVVASTTADELEATLDRVSAIEDATLSQAGVEDEGVADDAADLDADDDVDDDGTSDDGDDSEDRTSGETNGSSREISSVRVDVDQLDDLHGLVEQLVTSRIKLRRAVDDGDVGGATDTLGELDKITGNLQNTVMDMRLIPMRKVISKFPRLVRDLAREQEKEIDFRMEGQDIELDRTILTEISDPLMHILRNAVDHGIEPPAERERAGKDREGTIELRAKRERDHVTVTVEDDGRGLDVDELRTKALEKGVRSEAELDSMEDSEVYDLVFHPGFSTADEVTDVSGRGVGMDVVHSTVKQLDGSVNVESERGEGTTVTLRLPVTVAIVKVLFVEVGEEEYGVPIKNIDEVSRIPEIETINEQPMIEHDEDIYPVVDLAAELDVPSETKNGDGMLLRIRKSERRAALRCDSVNKQEEVVVKPLEGVLSGIPGLSGTAVLGDGNIVPILDVVTL